Proteins encoded in a region of the Paenibacillus pedocola genome:
- a CDS encoding YlzJ-like family protein, which yields MTLYTVLPLEQIFEGAISTAQPTMEVTIQGMLMQVEQLESGQARIVRLLGCPLEKYLDPAFAPGTVIDFSK from the coding sequence ATGACCTTGTACACAGTGCTGCCGCTGGAGCAGATTTTCGAGGGGGCTATCAGCACTGCTCAGCCGACGATGGAAGTGACCATTCAGGGAATGTTAATGCAAGTTGAGCAGCTTGAGAGCGGCCAGGCACGGATTGTAAGACTGCTTGGTTGTCCCTTAGAGAAGTATCTTGATCCGGCTTTTGCTCCTGGAACAGTTATAGATTTTAGTAAATAA
- the yfmH gene encoding EF-P 5-aminopentanol modification-associated protein YfmH, which yields MKEIHYDKLQETLYHEVMDNGLQVYVLPKPAFKKTYATFATKYGSVDNHFKVAGGEETTVPDGIAHFLEHKMFEEPEGDIFATFASNGASANAFTSFDQTVYLFSATENIETNLTTLVDFVQRPYFTDENVEKEKGIIGQEINMYADNPDWRVYFGLIEAMYAKHPVHIDIAGTIDSIATITKETLYTCYNSFYHPSNMLLFVVGGVDPKQVFELIRNNQAAKSYDKQGEITRIFEEEPVQVAEKHQESRLAVSMPKCLFGFKEKVEGLTGEAAVRRDLITKLMLDLLLGSSTALYQKLYDEELISDSFGHEFNSSPQYAFSAIGGDTKDPGLLLERIKEEINAVLESGFAEKDFERARKKKIGGYLRMLNSPESIAHEFTRYQFRGGDLFEVLPIYESITLDEVNTRLHDHVDWEQLAVSLVVSP from the coding sequence GTGAAAGAAATCCATTACGATAAACTGCAAGAAACGCTTTATCACGAGGTTATGGATAACGGTCTGCAGGTCTATGTGCTTCCTAAGCCAGCCTTCAAAAAAACCTACGCCACGTTTGCAACTAAATACGGCTCGGTAGACAACCATTTCAAAGTGGCTGGCGGGGAAGAGACAACTGTTCCTGACGGTATTGCCCACTTCCTGGAGCATAAGATGTTTGAGGAGCCGGAAGGCGACATTTTTGCCACATTTGCTTCTAATGGCGCATCGGCAAACGCCTTTACCAGCTTTGATCAGACCGTATATTTATTTTCGGCTACCGAAAATATTGAAACCAATCTCACTACGCTGGTTGATTTCGTGCAGCGCCCTTATTTCACGGATGAAAATGTGGAGAAGGAAAAGGGGATCATTGGCCAGGAAATCAATATGTACGCAGATAATCCGGACTGGCGCGTATACTTCGGTCTGATCGAAGCGATGTATGCTAAACATCCGGTGCATATTGATATTGCCGGTACAATCGATTCGATAGCTACCATCACCAAAGAAACCCTGTATACGTGCTACAACTCCTTCTATCATCCCAGCAATATGCTGCTCTTCGTTGTTGGCGGTGTAGATCCTAAACAGGTGTTTGAGCTAATCCGCAACAACCAGGCAGCCAAGTCTTACGATAAGCAGGGCGAAATCACCCGTATTTTCGAAGAAGAACCCGTCCAGGTTGCGGAGAAGCATCAAGAAAGCCGGCTTGCAGTGTCCATGCCGAAATGCCTGTTCGGATTTAAAGAAAAGGTGGAAGGCTTGACCGGGGAAGCGGCGGTACGGCGTGACCTGATTACCAAATTGATGCTCGATCTGCTGCTTGGAAGCAGCACAGCGCTATATCAGAAGCTGTATGATGAAGAATTGATCTCCGACAGCTTCGGGCATGAATTTAACAGTTCCCCGCAGTATGCTTTCTCAGCGATTGGCGGAGATACCAAAGACCCCGGTCTGCTCCTGGAGCGGATCAAAGAAGAAATCAATGCGGTTCTTGAATCCGGATTTGCAGAGAAGGATTTTGAACGGGCACGCAAAAAGAAAATCGGCGGATATCTGCGGATGCTGAATTCACCGGAGAGTATTGCCCACGAATTCACACGTTACCAGTTCCGCGGCGGCGACCTGTTCGAAGTGCTTCCAATCTATGAATCAATTACGCTGGATGAGGTCAATACCCGTCTGCATGACCATGTGGACTGGGAACAGCTTGCCGTGTCGCTTGTGGTGAGTCCTTAA
- a CDS encoding YajQ family cyclic di-GMP-binding protein: MSSESSFDIVSKMDMQELTNAVHQTEKEIDNRFDFKNSKSSLKLEKDALIIASEDEYKLNAVIDILQSKMVKRGITLKNLDFGKVEPASLGTVRQRLGLKQGIDQENAKKINILIRDSKLKVKSQIQGDQIRVTGKSRDDLQQIIQILRKADLPLDLQFNNLK; this comes from the coding sequence ATGAGTTCGGAAAGTTCATTTGACATTGTATCCAAGATGGATATGCAGGAATTAACGAATGCTGTTCACCAGACTGAGAAGGAGATCGATAACCGGTTTGACTTCAAGAACAGCAAGAGTAGTCTTAAGCTGGAGAAGGACGCGCTTATTATTGCCTCTGAGGATGAATATAAGCTGAATGCTGTTATTGATATTTTACAGTCCAAGATGGTTAAACGCGGGATTACACTCAAAAATTTGGATTTTGGCAAAGTGGAGCCGGCTTCACTGGGAACGGTCCGTCAGCGTCTGGGCCTTAAACAGGGAATTGATCAGGAGAACGCCAAAAAGATCAATATCCTCATTAGGGATTCTAAGCTGAAGGTGAAAAGCCAGATTCAAGGCGATCAAATCCGCGTAACCGGCAAAAGCCGGGATGATCTGCAGCAGATTATCCAAATTTTACGAAAAGCCGATTTGCCGCTTGATTTGCAGTTTAACAATTTAAAGTAA
- the pgsA gene encoding CDP-diacylglycerol--glycerol-3-phosphate 3-phosphatidyltransferase translates to MNLPNRITLARICLIPIMMFFLLVNFKFYPEPIHWGSFQLSVNHLIAAVIFLLAASTDGIDGYIARKYNMVTNLGKLLDPLADKLLVSAVLISLVELGRCDSWIAIVIISREFAVTGLRQVALLEGKVVAASKWGKIKTVTQIVAISLLLLNNFPFQFVSIPLDDIAIWAAAIITIYSGVDYFVKNKELLELHNA, encoded by the coding sequence GTGAATTTACCCAACCGCATTACGCTCGCACGTATTTGTCTTATCCCGATTATGATGTTTTTTTTACTGGTGAATTTTAAGTTTTATCCGGAGCCCATCCATTGGGGGTCATTTCAGCTGTCGGTTAATCATCTGATTGCAGCTGTGATCTTCCTTCTTGCCGCCAGCACGGACGGGATAGACGGCTACATTGCCCGGAAGTATAACATGGTCACCAATCTTGGCAAGCTGCTCGATCCGCTCGCGGACAAGCTGCTGGTCTCCGCAGTACTGATTTCGCTTGTAGAGCTGGGAAGATGCGATTCCTGGATTGCGATCGTAATCATCAGCCGCGAGTTTGCGGTAACCGGACTGCGCCAGGTGGCACTGCTTGAAGGCAAGGTGGTGGCTGCCAGCAAATGGGGCAAGATTAAGACGGTAACACAGATTGTCGCTATTTCGCTATTGCTGCTCAACAACTTCCCGTTTCAGTTCGTCAGCATCCCGCTGGATGATATCGCCATTTGGGCTGCAGCTATCATCACGATTTACTCCGGGGTTGATTACTTCGTGAAAAACAAGGAATTGCTGGAGCTGCATAATGCTTAG
- a CDS encoding DUF3243 domain-containing protein, with product MSTETVVKNFDTWKSFLGERVIQAEKMGMSDETITKLAFEIGEFLDKKVDPGNYSNRAIKELWDVGTDDEKHTIAGLMVKLAKKNA from the coding sequence ATGTCAACAGAAACCGTAGTGAAGAACTTTGATACATGGAAGAGCTTTTTGGGTGAACGGGTCATTCAGGCTGAAAAAATGGGGATGAGCGATGAAACCATCACCAAGCTGGCTTTTGAAATCGGGGAATTCCTCGACAAAAAAGTCGATCCGGGCAACTACTCTAACCGTGCGATCAAAGAGCTGTGGGATGTCGGTACGGACGATGAGAAGCACACCATTGCTGGGCTCATGGTCAAGCTGGCGAAGAAAAACGCATAG
- a CDS encoding helix-turn-helix domain-containing protein — MSELGRHLKEARLQKGMSLDDVQEVTKIRKKYLEAIEAGDYKVLPGSFYVRAFIKTYAEAVGVNPDELMEEHGNVPAAPVDTTMETVIQKRSRRPETERNAKWLPTVLMWTFPVLIIVVIYLYASSNMDKADPEKVDSANLTNEQTDPSKIQPSPTAAGGGIVGGEPTASDGAVAGEATATATVAPTATPIPSPSNLPVTVTEDRKSGKTTIFKVTAPTGSAVQVEIAATGVSWLEVYKGENSKGEKLSFGNTAAGDTMSFTLGTEGMYIKSGYSPATSITVNGQAITDGKTSSRLLLELDDGTSAGTDNAEATNAGTDGATEGDSSNTGE, encoded by the coding sequence ATGTCGGAACTGGGCCGGCATTTGAAGGAGGCACGTCTGCAAAAAGGGATGAGTCTTGACGATGTCCAGGAAGTAACGAAAATCCGTAAGAAATATTTAGAAGCCATCGAAGCGGGGGATTATAAGGTGCTCCCGGGAAGTTTTTATGTCCGGGCATTTATCAAAACCTACGCGGAAGCGGTCGGAGTCAATCCGGACGAGCTGATGGAGGAGCACGGCAATGTGCCGGCGGCTCCTGTGGATACAACGATGGAGACTGTTATTCAGAAACGCAGCCGCAGACCTGAAACCGAACGGAACGCGAAGTGGCTGCCGACAGTTCTGATGTGGACTTTCCCCGTGTTGATTATCGTAGTGATTTATTTGTATGCCTCTTCCAACATGGACAAGGCTGATCCTGAGAAGGTGGATTCAGCTAATTTGACGAATGAGCAGACGGATCCTTCCAAGATTCAGCCTTCGCCAACGGCAGCGGGCGGCGGGATTGTCGGGGGCGAACCTACGGCTTCGGATGGTGCCGTGGCGGGTGAAGCGACAGCCACAGCTACTGTAGCTCCCACAGCTACACCAATTCCTTCGCCGTCTAATTTGCCGGTTACGGTTACGGAGGACCGCAAATCGGGCAAAACGACGATTTTTAAAGTGACTGCTCCTACAGGCAGTGCTGTACAGGTAGAGATTGCTGCTACCGGTGTAAGCTGGCTTGAAGTATACAAAGGCGAGAATTCCAAAGGTGAGAAACTCAGCTTCGGGAATACCGCTGCAGGCGACACTATGAGCTTTACACTTGGTACCGAAGGAATGTATATCAAATCCGGATATTCTCCTGCGACAAGTATTACGGTGAATGGACAGGCAATTACAGACGGCAAGACCTCATCCCGGCTGCTGCTGGAACTGGATGACGGCACCTCCGCCGGCACTGATAATGCAGAGGCTACAAACGCAGGAACGGATGGCGCTACTGAAGGTGACAGCAGCAATACAGGTGAATAA
- a CDS encoding DUF3388 domain-containing protein → MEYKQWYMEYKIHKNRPGLLGDIASMLGMLEVNILTINGVEGKTRGMLLETSDDEKIMLMGEMLKKVDNITVTALRSPRLVDKLAVRHGRYIDRDSDDRKTFRFTRDELGLLVDFLGELFKREGNQVIGLRGMPRVGKTESIIAGSVCAQKRWTFVSSTLLRQTVRSQLAEDEMNPHNVFIIDGIVSTIRSNEKHYNLLQQVMGMPSTKVIEHPDIFVRESEYTFDDFDIIIELRNNPAEEILYDSFTTSYSDDL, encoded by the coding sequence GTGGAATATAAACAGTGGTATATGGAGTACAAGATACATAAGAACAGACCCGGTCTGCTTGGAGATATCGCTTCGATGCTCGGAATGCTGGAAGTCAATATCCTGACCATTAACGGTGTGGAAGGCAAAACCCGCGGAATGCTGCTTGAAACAAGCGATGATGAAAAGATTATGCTGATGGGTGAAATGCTCAAAAAAGTGGATAATATTACGGTTACGGCGCTGCGTTCTCCACGTCTTGTGGATAAGCTTGCCGTCCGTCATGGACGATATATTGACCGGGATTCGGATGACCGCAAGACATTCCGCTTTACCCGGGATGAGCTGGGGCTGCTCGTGGATTTCCTTGGCGAATTGTTTAAAAGGGAAGGCAATCAGGTTATAGGACTAAGGGGTATGCCGCGTGTAGGTAAGACAGAATCTATAATCGCCGGCAGTGTCTGCGCACAGAAGCGCTGGACATTTGTATCTTCGACCCTTTTGCGTCAAACTGTGCGCAGCCAGCTGGCTGAGGATGAAATGAATCCGCATAATGTCTTCATTATTGACGGCATTGTAAGCACAATCCGCTCTAACGAGAAGCATTACAATCTGCTGCAGCAGGTTATGGGTATGCCGAGCACGAAGGTGATTGAGCATCCGGATATTTTTGTACGGGAATCCGAGTATACCTTTGACGACTTCGATATCATTATCGAGCTGCGCAACAACCCTGCGGAAGAGATATTGTACGACTCGTTTACGACGAGCTACAGTGATGATCTATAA
- a CDS encoding FtsK/SpoIIIE family DNA translocase: MAKRKKKKKKALLGSVLKYEIYGIMLITISVIALSGEAAVGRSLSSMAGYLLGRFYFVLPLFGIIYGLMVMIHRKWPSGWNSRYTGAVLLVLSLCLMSSISAMQQKLGPISMLHPGNVLSQIHNDLSGALKPGSSDSSVYMLGKDISGGYIGALEFAALLWLFGTLGAKLIMIVMLAISFMLVTNLSYVELFALLRIRSVKLVEGIRLKAANRPAAVPVPPRSSRTGRAALPPPADDEDDEEDEPSLPRRSQPLFFQRIGGWLSGTSRTENHGEENQEDESSGILLSGSGSPGLPVITGLEADRRNAHSDDLGPDFPEDDLEPVTPIIRDFFEHIRSEGLSEEERDEWGEFSPAARSSSRSPGMQGSPATVQPASGEVLEEDVTVELDGLLATAESGEPVPAPPLPPPPKPYKLPPFRLLAKPNSGGKAGDQNDYMQTARKLEATLESFGVRAKVLEVVRGPAVTRYEIQPDIGVKVSRIVNLTDDIALALAAKDIRMEAPIPGKSAIGIEVPNPEVSIVTMREVMETQIFQDAESRLSIAFGRDISGQTIVGNLAKMPHLLVAGATGSGKSVCINGIITSILYKAKPDEVKFLMVDPKMVELNVYNGIPHLLAPVVTDPKRASLALKKIVVEMEKRYELFSKSGTRNVEGYNNLMKDNPAAILPYIVVIVDELADLMMVAANDVEDAICRLAQMARAAGIHLIIATQRPSVDVITGLIKANIPSRIAFGVSSNVDSRTILDMPGAEKLLGRGDMLFLPMGASKPVRVQGAFMSDQEVEAIVQFVSSQGEAEYDESLVPEVDEMISEDQEPQDELYEQAVQIVLEAKQASVSLLQRRMRVGYTRAARLIDAMEARSVIGPYEGSKPREVLMSLEQYQHNRISS; the protein is encoded by the coding sequence GTGGCTAAACGAAAGAAGAAAAAGAAAAAAGCGCTGCTCGGCAGCGTTTTAAAATATGAGATTTACGGTATTATGCTTATTACGATTTCCGTAATTGCCTTATCCGGCGAAGCGGCTGTAGGGCGTTCTTTGTCCAGTATGGCAGGATATCTGCTGGGCAGATTTTATTTTGTGCTGCCGCTGTTCGGCATTATTTATGGTCTGATGGTGATGATCCACCGAAAATGGCCGTCCGGCTGGAACAGCCGTTATACAGGTGCAGTACTGCTTGTGCTGTCGTTATGCCTTATGAGCTCGATTTCAGCTATGCAGCAGAAGCTGGGACCCATATCGATGCTGCATCCCGGCAATGTATTGTCACAAATACATAATGATCTTTCCGGGGCACTGAAGCCTGGATCCAGCGACAGCAGCGTTTATATGCTGGGCAAGGACATTAGCGGGGGCTACATCGGGGCACTGGAGTTCGCGGCGCTGCTGTGGCTCTTCGGGACATTGGGTGCTAAGCTGATCATGATCGTGATGCTGGCAATCAGCTTCATGCTTGTAACGAATCTTTCCTATGTCGAGCTGTTTGCGCTGCTGCGGATCCGTTCGGTGAAGCTGGTGGAGGGCATAAGGCTGAAGGCCGCTAACCGTCCCGCAGCGGTTCCGGTTCCGCCCCGTTCTTCCAGAACCGGCAGAGCAGCGTTACCGCCACCTGCGGATGATGAGGATGATGAAGAGGACGAGCCGTCACTGCCGAGAAGAAGCCAGCCGCTATTCTTCCAGAGAATCGGAGGCTGGCTTAGCGGGACTTCCCGGACTGAGAATCACGGGGAAGAGAATCAGGAGGACGAGTCATCCGGTATTCTTTTGTCGGGTTCAGGTTCGCCTGGTCTTCCGGTTATTACAGGACTGGAAGCGGACAGAAGAAACGCTCATTCCGATGATCTCGGGCCCGATTTTCCGGAGGATGATCTGGAGCCGGTTACCCCTATTATCCGTGACTTCTTCGAACATATCCGTTCAGAAGGCTTAAGCGAAGAGGAACGGGATGAATGGGGCGAATTCTCTCCGGCCGCCCGCAGCAGTAGCCGGAGTCCTGGGATGCAGGGAAGTCCGGCAACAGTTCAGCCTGCTTCCGGTGAGGTTCTAGAGGAAGATGTGACTGTTGAGCTTGACGGGCTGCTTGCAACGGCTGAGAGTGGCGAACCGGTTCCGGCACCGCCGCTTCCGCCGCCGCCCAAGCCCTATAAGCTTCCGCCTTTCCGGCTGCTTGCCAAACCGAACAGCGGCGGTAAAGCGGGTGACCAGAACGATTATATGCAGACTGCCCGCAAGCTGGAAGCCACACTGGAAAGTTTCGGTGTCCGGGCCAAGGTGCTCGAAGTGGTGCGCGGACCGGCTGTTACACGGTACGAGATTCAGCCTGACATCGGTGTGAAGGTCAGCAGGATCGTCAACCTGACCGATGATATCGCTCTTGCGCTTGCTGCCAAGGATATCCGTATGGAAGCGCCGATTCCCGGCAAATCGGCGATCGGCATCGAGGTGCCTAACCCTGAAGTCTCCATCGTCACGATGCGTGAGGTGATGGAGACCCAAATTTTCCAGGATGCCGAATCGCGCTTGTCGATTGCCTTCGGCCGTGATATTTCCGGTCAGACGATCGTCGGCAATCTCGCTAAGATGCCCCATCTACTGGTTGCGGGTGCGACAGGATCCGGTAAATCCGTCTGTATTAATGGAATTATCACCAGTATTTTGTATAAAGCTAAACCGGATGAGGTTAAGTTCCTGATGGTTGACCCGAAGATGGTTGAGCTTAATGTATATAACGGTATTCCGCATCTGCTGGCCCCGGTTGTCACGGATCCCAAGCGGGCAAGTCTGGCCCTGAAGAAGATTGTAGTGGAGATGGAGAAACGTTATGAGCTCTTCTCCAAATCGGGGACTCGTAATGTCGAAGGCTATAACAATCTGATGAAGGACAACCCGGCTGCCATTCTGCCGTATATCGTCGTAATTGTGGACGAGCTTGCCGATTTAATGATGGTTGCGGCGAACGATGTAGAGGATGCCATCTGCCGGCTGGCGCAAATGGCGCGTGCCGCAGGGATTCATCTGATCATTGCCACTCAGCGGCCGTCAGTTGATGTTATCACAGGTCTGATCAAAGCCAATATTCCTTCTCGGATTGCCTTCGGGGTATCTTCGAACGTCGATTCACGGACGATTCTGGATATGCCGGGTGCTGAGAAGCTGCTGGGACGCGGCGATATGCTCTTCCTGCCGATGGGCGCCTCCAAGCCGGTCCGGGTACAGGGTGCCTTCATGAGTGATCAGGAAGTTGAAGCGATTGTGCAGTTCGTCAGCAGCCAGGGAGAAGCCGAATACGACGAATCCCTTGTTCCGGAGGTGGATGAAATGATCTCAGAAGATCAGGAGCCGCAGGATGAATTGTATGAACAGGCGGTTCAGATCGTATTGGAAGCGAAGCAAGCCTCTGTATCCTTGCTCCAGCGCCGTATGCGTGTAGGCTACACCCGTGCTGCCCGTCTTATTGATGCCATGGAAGCCCGTTCGGTTATCGGTCCTTACGAGGGAAGCAAGCCGCGTGAAGTGCTGATGTCACTTGAACAGTATCAGCATAACCGGATCAGCTCATAA
- the yfmF gene encoding EF-P 5-aminopentanol modification-associated protein YfmF, whose protein sequence is MRIHVLPTKAFKTFAISLYAGVPLDESTVTSTALAPFVLRRGTATYPETTQFRERLEELYGAGFGFDIYKRGDYQIVQFRMDTINDSFVQSKESLLGESFAFLGEVLTRPLLENGSFRASYVATERETVRKKLEAIVNDKIRYAAERCIEEMCNKEPYRLHPLGQRADLDGITPENLYESYTAWLNGAILDLYVVGDTTPEEVEKLVNLHFGRAHKQSESYTSNFKPVTVQEVRTVEEKLDVNQGKLNMGLRTSITYKDDRYASALMYNGILGGYPHSKLFVNVREKESLAYYASSRYDGHKGIGTIQSGIETQNYGKAVDIIRKQLDELKAGNISDLELSQTKAMIRNLLSEIQDSAFELISFDFNRQLSGKDRSAQELLAEVDGIGAEEVKAAADTFQLDTIYFLTGKGE, encoded by the coding sequence ATGCGTATCCACGTATTGCCGACAAAGGCGTTTAAGACATTCGCCATCTCTCTCTATGCCGGTGTGCCGCTTGACGAGAGCACGGTGACATCAACGGCACTCGCCCCCTTTGTCCTACGTAGAGGTACGGCTACATATCCGGAAACGACACAATTCCGTGAGCGGCTGGAGGAGCTGTACGGAGCCGGATTCGGTTTCGACATCTACAAACGGGGGGACTATCAGATTGTCCAGTTCCGGATGGATACGATCAATGATTCGTTTGTGCAGAGCAAGGAGAGTCTGCTTGGTGAATCGTTTGCTTTTCTCGGCGAGGTGCTGACCCGCCCGCTGCTGGAGAATGGAAGCTTCCGTGCCTCCTATGTTGCAACAGAGCGGGAAACCGTGCGCAAGAAGCTGGAAGCGATCGTAAACGACAAAATCCGTTATGCCGCCGAGCGCTGCATTGAGGAAATGTGCAATAAGGAGCCTTACCGTCTGCATCCGCTTGGACAGAGAGCGGATCTTGACGGAATCACTCCAGAGAACCTGTATGAGTCGTATACTGCGTGGTTAAACGGTGCGATTCTTGATTTATATGTGGTCGGGGATACAACGCCGGAAGAAGTCGAGAAGCTGGTTAACCTCCATTTCGGTCGTGCCCACAAGCAGAGTGAATCTTATACCTCTAACTTTAAACCGGTTACTGTACAGGAAGTCCGTACGGTGGAAGAGAAGCTGGACGTTAATCAAGGCAAGCTGAACATGGGGCTTCGTACCTCAATTACCTACAAAGACGACAGATATGCTTCTGCACTGATGTACAACGGGATCCTGGGCGGTTATCCGCACTCCAAACTCTTTGTCAATGTACGTGAGAAAGAGAGTCTGGCCTATTATGCTTCGTCCCGATATGACGGGCATAAGGGCATCGGTACCATCCAGTCGGGAATTGAAACCCAAAATTACGGGAAGGCCGTTGACATTATCCGTAAGCAGCTCGATGAGCTGAAAGCAGGAAATATCAGTGACCTCGAGCTGAGTCAGACTAAGGCGATGATCCGTAATCTGCTGTCTGAAATTCAAGACTCCGCATTTGAACTGATCTCGTTCGATTTCAACCGCCAATTGTCCGGAAAAGACCGTTCTGCCCAGGAGCTGCTTGCAGAGGTGGACGGCATCGGCGCGGAAGAAGTGAAGGCGGCTGCCGACACCTTCCAGCTTGATACGATTTATTTCCTGACAGGGAAGGGGGAATAG
- the sleB gene encoding spore cortex-lytic enzyme — MRKHNQWIFALLTLALAAAPFAGLFFKDQGVYANPQQAASVMTVSEEEVLPAFGTTPLKVGSSGQDVYELQGRLKHLGYYAGKIDSQFGTKTKNAVTWFQWKFGIKADGVVGAKTKLKLYNATKAWKPTEPSTTTAKKNAANSNTAAADSGKKNTTAELSSGNTMGLSENDLKIMANAVYGESRGEPFEGQVAVAAVILNRVKSPSFPNTPSGVIFQPGAFTAVADGQIYLEPNEQARKAVQQALNGWDPSGGCLYYFNPKTATSKWIWSRPQVKTIGEHIFCM, encoded by the coding sequence ATGAGAAAACATAATCAGTGGATTTTTGCCTTACTGACCCTGGCACTGGCAGCCGCACCGTTTGCGGGGTTATTCTTTAAGGATCAAGGCGTTTATGCCAATCCCCAGCAAGCTGCATCTGTTATGACTGTTTCTGAGGAAGAGGTACTTCCGGCCTTTGGAACTACCCCGCTGAAGGTAGGCTCATCAGGCCAAGATGTTTATGAACTGCAAGGAAGACTGAAGCACCTGGGATATTACGCAGGCAAGATAGACAGCCAGTTTGGTACAAAGACGAAAAATGCGGTTACCTGGTTCCAGTGGAAATTTGGAATTAAAGCTGATGGTGTAGTCGGGGCAAAAACAAAGCTGAAGCTGTACAATGCCACCAAAGCCTGGAAGCCGACAGAGCCTTCAACCACTACAGCTAAAAAGAATGCTGCCAACAGCAACACAGCGGCAGCCGATTCCGGTAAAAAGAATACAACAGCAGAGCTGTCTTCAGGCAATACGATGGGCTTATCCGAAAATGACCTGAAGATTATGGCCAATGCTGTATATGGTGAATCCCGGGGTGAACCGTTTGAAGGCCAGGTGGCGGTTGCTGCGGTTATTCTGAACCGGGTGAAATCTCCTAGCTTTCCGAATACGCCTTCCGGCGTAATCTTCCAGCCTGGAGCCTTTACGGCCGTAGCTGACGGTCAAATCTATCTGGAACCAAATGAGCAGGCCCGTAAAGCAGTTCAGCAGGCGCTTAACGGCTGGGACCCTTCCGGCGGATGCCTGTATTATTTTAATCCTAAAACGGCTACCTCAAAATGGATCTGGTCCCGTCCGCAGGTCAAAACAATCGGAGAGCATATTTTCTGCATGTAG
- the ymfI gene encoding elongation factor P 5-aminopentanone reductase, with amino-acid sequence MALPGESSKPIGEMTVLITGGSGGIGGAIAERFASVGMNIVIHYMHSHEAANDVARRCLALGAKVMTVAADMKDRSQLLRMAERLESSGMLPDILVNNAGKAHYGMLADVTEEEWDEVMAVNLKGTFLCSQIFMPYMISQRYGRIINVSSVWGISGASCEVAYSASKGGVNAFTKALAKELAPSGVTVNAVAPGAVNTAMLNNLQEDELRMLEDEIPAGRLASPEEVASLVYFLALPESGYITGQVISPNGGWIT; translated from the coding sequence ATGGCCTTACCGGGAGAGAGCAGCAAACCTATAGGGGAAATGACAGTGCTCATTACAGGGGGCAGCGGGGGGATCGGCGGAGCAATCGCTGAACGCTTTGCTTCTGTCGGGATGAACATTGTCATTCATTATATGCATTCGCATGAAGCGGCAAATGATGTAGCCCGGCGCTGTCTGGCGCTGGGAGCCAAGGTAATGACAGTGGCTGCGGACATGAAAGACCGCAGCCAGCTTTTGCGTATGGCTGAAAGGCTGGAAAGCAGCGGCATGCTTCCGGATATTCTAGTCAACAATGCCGGAAAGGCGCATTATGGCATGCTTGCTGATGTGACGGAGGAAGAATGGGACGAGGTTATGGCGGTCAACTTAAAGGGGACTTTTTTGTGCAGCCAGATCTTTATGCCCTACATGATCTCCCAGCGGTACGGCCGGATTATCAATGTATCCTCCGTCTGGGGGATATCCGGCGCTTCCTGTGAGGTGGCTTATTCCGCCAGTAAGGGCGGAGTGAATGCTTTTACGAAGGCGCTGGCCAAGGAGCTGGCTCCATCAGGGGTAACGGTGAATGCTGTGGCTCCCGGAGCAGTCAACACAGCCATGCTGAACAATCTGCAGGAAGATGAGCTGCGGATGCTGGAGGATGAAATCCCGGCTGGCCGTCTGGCTTCACCGGAGGAAGTGGCTTCGCTTGTTTATTTTCTTGCCCTTCCGGAATCCGGCTATATCACGGGTCAGGTAATTAGTCCGAACGGCGGCTGGATTACATAA